A genomic window from Fibrobacterota bacterium includes:
- a CDS encoding YqgE/AlgH family protein codes for MEFSAEEALAKLRTGVFLVARHEVLKDPNFQGTIILLCAHEKDGDYGLVLNRVSHMPLDEVFESLPPEMRGIRTVHLGGPVEQDKIQILDWSDEPAPESQQIAKGLTMGGHWNFTWQLEDDPLEESPGKRFHQADSDSYRIFLGYSGWGQGQLESEIEVGAWQVFGADVVRTLELPAKELPANEEEFARWTLQHPAKS; via the coding sequence ATGGAATTTTCTGCGGAAGAAGCATTGGCCAAGCTCCGGACGGGAGTGTTTTTGGTGGCCCGCCACGAAGTTCTCAAGGATCCGAACTTCCAAGGGACCATCATCCTCTTGTGCGCCCACGAGAAGGATGGTGATTACGGATTGGTGCTCAATCGGGTATCCCACATGCCGCTGGACGAGGTCTTCGAAAGCCTTCCTCCGGAAATGCGGGGGATCCGGACGGTCCATTTGGGTGGACCGGTGGAGCAGGACAAGATCCAGATCCTGGATTGGAGCGATGAGCCCGCTCCGGAATCCCAACAGATCGCCAAGGGGCTGACCATGGGCGGACATTGGAATTTCACTTGGCAGCTGGAAGACGATCCGCTGGAAGAATCGCCGGGAAAGCGGTTCCATCAGGCGGATTCGGATTCCTACAGGATTTTCCTCGGGTATTCAGGTTGGGGCCAGGGGCAGCTGGAGAGTGAAATCGAAGTCGGTGCCTGGCAGGTGTTCGGTGCCGATGTCGTGCGTACCTTGGAGCTTCCGGCCAAGGAACTTCCCGCCAACGAAGAGGAGTTCGCGCGATGGACCCTGCAGCACCCCGCCAAGTCGTGA
- a CDS encoding adenosylcobinamide-GDP ribazoletransferase, producing the protein MNPFWLAWSFLTVLPAPGQKVATSEEFVRSRVWYPAVGVALGGLWGGAAWLAMHWGVPSGLGGALLLAVILFATGFLHFDGLLDSADALLAPRSPQRRLEILKDVHMGSFAFGVGGLWLIASWQILSMHPDWRFLVALPVLSRAALLGPIHLFPYARAVDSSSLDRSAKGLAWRWIFPVLFATPAVWLFPAQAGTVVVIQLAGAWWASRKLGGGITGDIYGALLCMSELGALIHHALGASR; encoded by the coding sequence GTGAACCCCTTCTGGTTGGCCTGGTCCTTCCTGACGGTGCTCCCTGCGCCGGGCCAGAAGGTCGCGACCTCGGAGGAATTCGTCCGTTCGAGGGTGTGGTATCCGGCGGTGGGAGTCGCGCTGGGTGGTCTGTGGGGCGGTGCCGCCTGGCTTGCGATGCATTGGGGCGTGCCCTCGGGATTGGGTGGTGCACTCCTTTTGGCCGTGATTCTATTCGCGACCGGATTCCTGCATTTCGATGGTCTCCTGGACAGCGCCGACGCCCTCCTGGCGCCACGGTCGCCCCAGCGGCGCCTGGAGATCCTCAAGGATGTCCACATGGGATCCTTCGCCTTCGGGGTCGGCGGCCTCTGGCTCATCGCTTCTTGGCAGATTTTGTCCATGCATCCCGACTGGCGGTTCCTGGTGGCATTGCCCGTGCTTTCCCGCGCGGCGCTGTTGGGTCCCATCCATCTGTTTCCCTACGCGCGGGCGGTGGATTCCTCTTCGCTGGACCGGTCCGCCAAGGGGTTGGCTTGGCGATGGATCTTCCCCGTCCTGTTCGCGACGCCCGCCGTCTGGCTTTTTCCCGCCCAGGCGGGGACAGTGGTCGTGATCCAGCTCGCCGGAGCCTGGTGGGCCTCCCGGAAGCTCGGCGGCGGCATCACCGGCGACATCTACGGAGCGCTGCTGTGCATGTCAGAGCTTGGCGCATTGATCCACCATGCCCTGGGAGCTTCAAGATGA
- a CDS encoding ABC transporter substrate-binding protein: MKSSTWLLFAAILVAGCKGKEAPQATIPQRIVSVTITGDVVLQALVDSSRVLAVSSLADDSGIHEAAGLFPAKPRTGPDLERIVAMRPDLVILGSFHDPAFLHAIAQSGLPVEILQSPRSFQDVRDFLHKVSVRLGEAGPGDSLVRWMDSSLGAVKSRMEGCPGKPRVLYWSEGYTAGDSSTVGEMFDWIGVKNAALELGIVGSKPVSVEDALRLSPDWIVRTGWEAGGGMKPLPEAMQGLPAVQAGHVVVVPGKWLLSTSHRLALGADSLARSLAGACKSR; the protein is encoded by the coding sequence ATGAAATCGTCCACATGGCTCCTTTTCGCGGCAATCCTCGTTGCGGGCTGCAAGGGAAAAGAGGCTCCGCAGGCCACCATCCCGCAGCGCATCGTCTCGGTGACCATCACGGGCGATGTGGTGTTGCAAGCCTTGGTGGATTCCTCGCGGGTGCTGGCCGTGTCGTCGTTGGCCGACGACTCCGGCATCCACGAAGCCGCCGGTCTGTTCCCGGCCAAACCACGGACCGGTCCCGATCTGGAGCGCATCGTGGCCATGAGGCCGGATCTTGTCATTTTGGGATCATTCCACGATCCTGCGTTCCTGCATGCGATCGCGCAATCGGGATTGCCGGTGGAAATCCTGCAGAGCCCGCGTTCGTTCCAGGATGTTCGGGATTTTCTCCACAAAGTGTCGGTACGCTTGGGCGAGGCGGGGCCGGGCGACAGCCTGGTGCGGTGGATGGATTCCTCGCTGGGAGCGGTGAAATCGCGCATGGAGGGGTGTCCTGGCAAACCGCGCGTCTTGTATTGGTCGGAAGGGTACACGGCGGGTGATTCCTCCACCGTGGGGGAAATGTTCGATTGGATCGGCGTGAAGAACGCCGCCTTGGAGTTGGGGATCGTGGGTTCCAAGCCGGTTTCCGTGGAAGACGCACTGCGGCTTTCGCCGGATTGGATCGTGCGCACCGGTTGGGAAGCTGGAGGCGGCATGAAGCCCCTTCCGGAGGCCATGCAGGGACTGCCCGCTGTACAGGCGGGGCATGTGGTGGTGGTTCCCGGAAAATGGTTGCTATCCACATCGCACCGTTTGGCGCTGGGTGCCGATTCTTTGGCGCGATCGCTCGCCGGAGCCTGCAAGTCGAGGTGA
- the cobT gene encoding nicotinate-nucleotide--dimethylbenzimidazole phosphoribosyltransferase, translated as MIPDIDPKHLEAAVARQNQLLKIPGSLGMLEIVGNKIAAIQHTDHPSLGKGAVVVCCADHGVTAESVAAFPDSITRIQALNFLEGGAAINQIALTSGADLWVVDAGVKGEEIPTHPRLVGPRVRAGSGNIAREMAMTREQAIEAVDLGRKAARRAIDAGAQVLAAGDMGIGNTTPSSALTAAFLALDADLVTGRGSGMDDEGRTRKAKIVEASVARARMVLGDLQKADPIDVLAHLGGLEIAAIAGVYLEGASRGVPLVCDGFPVTTGVLVASRIDPAVKQYLVAGHQSMEPGHAWQLRDLGLEPIFRLGLRLGEGTGAVLAFPVLRAACQILAGMKTFSDIGM; from the coding sequence ATGATTCCTGACATCGACCCCAAACATCTGGAAGCCGCGGTGGCCCGGCAGAACCAACTCCTCAAGATCCCCGGATCCCTGGGAATGCTGGAGATAGTCGGAAACAAGATCGCGGCGATCCAGCACACGGACCATCCCTCGCTGGGCAAGGGCGCCGTGGTGGTCTGCTGCGCCGATCATGGCGTGACGGCGGAATCTGTCGCAGCCTTTCCCGATTCCATCACCCGCATCCAGGCCCTCAACTTCCTGGAGGGAGGGGCCGCCATCAACCAGATTGCGCTCACCAGCGGTGCGGACCTGTGGGTGGTGGATGCAGGGGTCAAGGGCGAGGAGATCCCCACCCATCCGCGTCTGGTGGGGCCGCGCGTACGCGCCGGATCCGGCAACATCGCCCGCGAAATGGCCATGACGCGCGAACAGGCGATCGAGGCGGTGGATCTGGGGCGCAAAGCGGCCCGGCGTGCGATCGACGCAGGCGCGCAGGTGCTGGCCGCCGGCGACATGGGGATCGGGAACACCACCCCCAGTTCGGCGCTGACCGCCGCCTTCCTGGCGCTGGACGCGGATCTGGTGACCGGTCGGGGGTCGGGGATGGACGACGAAGGACGCACCCGCAAGGCAAAAATTGTCGAAGCGTCCGTGGCGCGGGCGCGGATGGTCCTCGGGGATTTGCAAAAGGCCGACCCCATCGATGTCCTGGCGCATCTGGGGGGATTGGAGATCGCCGCGATCGCCGGAGTGTACCTGGAAGGGGCGTCCCGGGGTGTGCCGCTGGTGTGCGACGGGTTTCCCGTGACCACCGGTGTGCTGGTGGCCTCCCGGATCGATCCGGCCGTCAAGCAGTACCTGGTGGCGGGCCACCAGTCGATGGAGCCGGGCCACGCCTGGCAATTGCGCGATCTGGGTTTGGAGCCGATCTTCCGTTTGGGCCTTCGTCTGGGGGAGGGAACGGGCGCGGTTCTCGCGTTCCCGGTATTGAGGGCGGCCTGCCAGATTCTGGCAGGAATGAAGACCTTTTCCGACATCGGGATGTAG